A DNA window from Coffea arabica cultivar ET-39 chromosome 6c, Coffea Arabica ET-39 HiFi, whole genome shotgun sequence contains the following coding sequences:
- the LOC113696961 gene encoding uncharacterized protein: protein MCPLRFILVFLSAVLAGYFAWTSVRSSQESGLMMVSDHSAHKPTREKQGLSYVQMMQNGFWVFIDMASGRHLWRHLKEMKKGHATNEEAKTVRVESS, encoded by the exons ATGTGTCCATTACGGTTCATTCTGGTGTTCTTGTCTGCCGTATTAGCTGGGTATTTTGCATGGACGAGCGTCCGCTCTTCACAAGAATCTGGATTGATGATGGTTTCAGACCATTCTGCACACAAACCCACTCGCGAAAAGCAAGGACTCAGCTATGTCCAG ATGATGCAAAATGGCTTCTGGGTATTCATTGACATGGCCAGCGGAAGGCACCTGTGGAGGCATCTCAAAGAGATGAAGAAAGGCCACGCCACCAATGAGGAAGCCAAGACAGTGAGAGTGGAATCCTCATAA
- the LOC140008955 gene encoding uncharacterized protein: MQAYILLGRTTMDGGGSSGSNRSFLSDDNRNHFIHRSLRRRPHPTFTASATAPNSRHHHHHHHHQNHYDVLGVPPDASPSNVRKAYRLLALKHHPDVSKDSGADEIFKSIRHAYDILSNETTRNQYDRALRYQKESRRPLGSSWDYNSEYEDELRIYRWAYLKRKMRQEKYWQQYQSREKRYSFYDEAEEVTEDEERGSFVEVLKSAFLSLFLMQTVGVQLSLTFSALVAFLDQKLDAGYKIGYLVAWMLGGRGGVMLTLCLSFASWVCGKTSSSLVALTIVAMWFGSNLARFAPLPQGALLTLLYMSIKLQVDLK, from the exons ATGCAGGCATACATACTGTTGGGGCGCACCACAATGGACGGAGGGGGAAGCTCCGGCTCCAACAGGAGCTTCCTCTCCGACGACAACCGGAACCACTTCATCCATCGCAGCCTTCGCCGTCGACCACATCCCACTTTCACAGCATCAGCCACCGCCCCCAACAgccgccaccaccaccaccaccaccaccaccagaaCCACTATGACGTGCTGGGCGTCCCCCCGGATGCTTCCCCCTCCAATGTCAGAAAAGCTTACCGCCTTCTTGCTCTCAAG CACCATCCTGATGTTAGCAAGGATTCAGGAGCTGATGAGATTTTCAAGAGCATCCGGCATGCTTATGAT ATATTATCCAATGAAACAACAAGAAATCAGTATGATCGAGCCCTTCGGTATCAGAAGGAAAGTCGCAGGCCGTTGGGGAGTAGCTGGGATTACAACTCCGAATATGAAGATGAGTTAAGGATCTATAGATGGGCTTACCTTAAGCGGAAAATGCGACAGGAGAAATATTGGCAACAATATCAATCAAGAGAGAAGAGGTATTCATTCTACGATGAAGCAGAAGAAGTTACTGAGGATGAAGAGAGAGGCTCCTTTGTTGAAGTGCTTAAATCAGCTTTCCTGTCATTGTTTCTAATGCAAACTGTTGGTGTACAGTTGTCTCTCACTTTTAGTGCCCTCGTGGCTTTCCTTGACCAAAAGCTGGATGCTGGATACAAGATTGGTTATCTGGTTGCTTGGATGCTGGGAGGAAGGGGAGGTGTTATGCTTACGTTGTGCCTTTCTTTCGCAAGTTGGGTTTGTGGCAAAACTAGTAGCAGCCTGGTTGCTTTAACGATTGTGGCCATGTGGTTCGGTTCGAATCTTGCAAGGTTTGCTCCACTTCCGCAAGGTGCTCTTCTTACACTCTTGTACATGTCAATCAAGCTCCAAGTTGATTTAAAGTAA
- the LOC140008900 gene encoding thymidylate kinase-like: MGPHNLTGVFVVLLKPQERGMKLSKTSGEFIVLAVDRTTVVGKMISSYLSNRSHLDDRAIHLLFSANRWEKRSLMEDKLRCGTTLIVDRYSYSGVAFSSAKELDLLWCKTPEKGLLAPDLVVYLDISPEKAAERGGYGGERYEQLEFQKKVAQSYHKLFDASWKIVDATLPIEEIEEQLRDVALDCLVTCQKGKSLSQLWSC; the protein is encoded by the exons ATGGGACCTCACAATCTGACAGGGGTGTTTGTGGTATTATTGAAACCACAGGAGAGGGGAATGAAACTGTCAAAAACCTCGGGGGAG TTTATAGTCTTGGCAGTTGATAGAACTACTGTTGTTGGGAAGATGATCTCTTCTTACCTTTCCAATAGGTCACACTTGGATGATCGTGCAATTCATTTACTGTTCAGTGCAAATCGGTGGGAGAAGAG GTCATTAATGGAAGATAAGCTTAGGTGTGGAACCACTCTCATTGTTGACCGATATTCTTATTCTGGTGTAGCTTTCTCTTCTGCCAAGGAACTTGATCTCCTGTGGTGCAAG acTCCAGAGAAGGGTTTGTTAGCTCCAGATTTGGTGGTTTATCTTGACATATCACCAGAG AAAGCTGCTGAAAGAGGAGGCTACGGAGGCGAGAGATATGAGCAGCTTGAGTTTCAAAAGAAAGTTGCTCAGTCTTATCATAAGCTTTTTGATGCCTCTTGGAAG ATAGTAGATGCCACCCTGCCCATTGAAGAAATTGAGGAGCAGCTAAGAGATGTAGCGCTGGATTGCTTGGTTACGTGCCAAAAGGGGAAATCTCTCTCGCAGCTATGGTCCTGTTAG
- the LOC113694643 gene encoding adenylyl-sulfate kinase 3 isoform X1: MKCLCKSLKIFYPCFLLLFPSPLLLISLGILQPLSYIAGKKACCILMATLGNSANIFWHECPVGQAERQKLLNQKGCVVWITGLSGSGKSTLACTLGRELHSRGHLSYVLDGDNLRHGLNKNLGFAPEDRTENIRRVGEVAKLFADAGLICIASLISPYRKDRDSCRALLPDANFIEVFMNMPLSLCEGRDPKGLYKLARAGKIKGFTGIDDPYEAPSNCEIELRQINGVCPAPSEMAGKVVSYLDGKGFLQA, encoded by the exons ATGAAGTGTCTATGTAAATCCTTAAAAATTTTCTATCCCTGCTTTCTCCTCCTTTTTCCATCTCCTCTCCTTCTAATTTCATTGG GGATTTTGCAACCCTTGTCCTACATCGCAG GAAAGAAAGCTTGCTGCATCCTCATGGCTACATTGGGCAATTCAGCAAATATCTTCTGGCATGAGTGTCCAGTTGGGCAGGCAGAAAGGCAAAAGCTACTGAATCAGAAGGGATGTGTTGTATGGATAACAGGGCTCAGTGGATCAG GTAAAAGCACACTTGCATGCACTCTTGGCAGAGAACTGCATTCTAGGGGACATCTGTCCTATGTTCTTGATGGGGACAATCTTCGGCATGGTTTAAACAAGAACCTTGGTTTTGCACCTGAAGATCGGACAGAAAATATACGTCGGGTTG GGGAAGTAGCCAAGCTGTTTGCAGATGCTGGATTAATTTGCATTGCTAGTCTGATATCTCCTTATCGAAAGGACCGTGATTCTTGCCGTGCATTATTGCCAGATGCAAACTTTATCGAG gtttttatGAATATGCCTCTATCATTATGTGAAGGAAGAGACCCCAAAGGCCTCTACAAGCTAGCACGAGCTGGAAAGATCAAAG GTTTCACTGGGATTGATGATCCTTACGAGGCTCCTTCAAATTGTGAG attGAGCTACGGCAGATTAATGGAGTTTGCCCTGCTCCGTCTGAGATGGCCGGGAAAGTAGTATCCTACTTGGACGGTAAAGGATTTCTACAAGCTTAg
- the LOC113694643 gene encoding adenylyl-sulfate kinase 3 isoform X2, with protein MKCLCKSLKIFYPCFLLLFPSPLLLISLGILQPLSYIAGKKACCILMATLGNSANIFWHECPVGQAERQKLLNQKGCVVWITGLSGSGKSTLACTLGRELHSRGHLSYVLDGDNLRHGLNKNLGFAPEDRTENIRRVGEVAKLFADAGLICIASLISPYRKDRDSCRALLPDANFIEVFMNMPLSLCEGRDPKGLYKLARAGKIKGFTGIDDPYEAPSNCEVCFPRIL; from the exons ATGAAGTGTCTATGTAAATCCTTAAAAATTTTCTATCCCTGCTTTCTCCTCCTTTTTCCATCTCCTCTCCTTCTAATTTCATTGG GGATTTTGCAACCCTTGTCCTACATCGCAG GAAAGAAAGCTTGCTGCATCCTCATGGCTACATTGGGCAATTCAGCAAATATCTTCTGGCATGAGTGTCCAGTTGGGCAGGCAGAAAGGCAAAAGCTACTGAATCAGAAGGGATGTGTTGTATGGATAACAGGGCTCAGTGGATCAG GTAAAAGCACACTTGCATGCACTCTTGGCAGAGAACTGCATTCTAGGGGACATCTGTCCTATGTTCTTGATGGGGACAATCTTCGGCATGGTTTAAACAAGAACCTTGGTTTTGCACCTGAAGATCGGACAGAAAATATACGTCGGGTTG GGGAAGTAGCCAAGCTGTTTGCAGATGCTGGATTAATTTGCATTGCTAGTCTGATATCTCCTTATCGAAAGGACCGTGATTCTTGCCGTGCATTATTGCCAGATGCAAACTTTATCGAG gtttttatGAATATGCCTCTATCATTATGTGAAGGAAGAGACCCCAAAGGCCTCTACAAGCTAGCACGAGCTGGAAAGATCAAAG GTTTCACTGGGATTGATGATCCTTACGAGGCTCCTTCAAATTGTGAGGTGTGCTTTCCTCGAATTCTATGA
- the LOC113694643 gene encoding adenylyl-sulfate kinase 3 isoform X3 — protein sequence MATLGNSANIFWHECPVGQAERQKLLNQKGCVVWITGLSGSGKSTLACTLGRELHSRGHLSYVLDGDNLRHGLNKNLGFAPEDRTENIRRVGEVAKLFADAGLICIASLISPYRKDRDSCRALLPDANFIEVFMNMPLSLCEGRDPKGLYKLARAGKIKGFTGIDDPYEAPSNCEIELRQINGVCPAPSEMAGKVVSYLDGKGFLQA from the exons ATGGCTACATTGGGCAATTCAGCAAATATCTTCTGGCATGAGTGTCCAGTTGGGCAGGCAGAAAGGCAAAAGCTACTGAATCAGAAGGGATGTGTTGTATGGATAACAGGGCTCAGTGGATCAG GTAAAAGCACACTTGCATGCACTCTTGGCAGAGAACTGCATTCTAGGGGACATCTGTCCTATGTTCTTGATGGGGACAATCTTCGGCATGGTTTAAACAAGAACCTTGGTTTTGCACCTGAAGATCGGACAGAAAATATACGTCGGGTTG GGGAAGTAGCCAAGCTGTTTGCAGATGCTGGATTAATTTGCATTGCTAGTCTGATATCTCCTTATCGAAAGGACCGTGATTCTTGCCGTGCATTATTGCCAGATGCAAACTTTATCGAG gtttttatGAATATGCCTCTATCATTATGTGAAGGAAGAGACCCCAAAGGCCTCTACAAGCTAGCACGAGCTGGAAAGATCAAAG GTTTCACTGGGATTGATGATCCTTACGAGGCTCCTTCAAATTGTGAG attGAGCTACGGCAGATTAATGGAGTTTGCCCTGCTCCGTCTGAGATGGCCGGGAAAGTAGTATCCTACTTGGACGGTAAAGGATTTCTACAAGCTTAg
- the LOC113693460 gene encoding uncharacterized protein, translating into MKNLAGFVAHNMTLPLRHGSSFANFTTHHRPSQPIIVRRVVQTRIPTPQPFYSSISLSSPTPTRPRRCIVSMASSSTADSPAQNASAAVDGSGGVNVFQLVQAHQEKAARLPPVEEIKTLLHHSLRAMLSTLSLKHEGYPSGSMVDFACDAYGSPILAVSNLAVHTKDLLANPKCSLLVAKDPADRTEIVITVHGDAVPVAENDKEAIRTAYLARHPDAFWVDFGDFQFLRIEPRVIRYVSGVATAALGSGEFSPEEFRLAKVDPIYQFSRPIASHMNKDHGEDTKLIVQHSTSIPVDFAHILDVDSLGFNVKAGSQGNTLKLRIPFTRRATERKDVKTLIVEMLDAAKSQAK; encoded by the exons ATGAAGAACCTGGCAGGATTTGTCGCCCACAATATGACGCTACCTCTACGACATGGCTCCTCATTTGCTAATTTCACTACCCACCACCGCCCCTCTCAACCAATAATAGTACGGCGAGTAGTACAAACCAGAATACCCACTCCGCAACCATTTTACTCCTCCATTTCACTTTCATCTCCAACTCCAACTCGGCCGCGCCGTTGTATTGTTTCCATGGCCTCCTCTTCCACCGCTGATTCACCAGCCCAg AATGCATCAGCAGCCGTTGATGGTAGTGGCGGAGTCAATGTCTTTCAGTTAGTTCAAGCTCATCAG GAGAAGGCTGCTAGGCTGCCTCCAGTTGAAGAAATAAAGACACTTCTTCATCACAGCTTGCGTGCCATGCTTTCCACCCTCTCTCTG AAGCATGAAGGTTACCCATCAGGATCCATGGTCGACTTTGCCTGTGATGCTTATGGATCTCCAATTTTAGCAGTCAGCAACTTAGCTGTTCATACCAAG GATCTCTTGGCTAATCCCAAGTGCTCATTGCTTGTAGCAAAAGACCCTGCTGACAGGACTGAGATAGTGATAACAGTGCATGGTGATGCTGTCCCT GTTGCAGAAAATGATAAAGAAGCTATTCGTACAGCATACTTGGCGAGGCATCCGGATGCATTTTGG GTTGACTTTGGTGATTTCCAATTTCTGCGTATTGAACCCAGAGTCATACGATATGTCTCAGGTGTCGCAACAGCTGCATTGGGTTCAGGAG AATTTAGCCCGGAGGAGTTTAGATTAGCAAAAGTGGATCCCATTTATCAGTTTTCTAGGCCTATTGCG TCTCACATGAACAAGGATCATGGAGAAGATACAAAACTTATTGTGCAACACTCAACATCTATTCCG GTTGATTTTGCTCACATACTGGACGTAGACAGCCTTGGTTTCAATGTTAAG GCTGGCTCTCAAGGGAACACTTTAAAGCTTCGAATCCCTTTTACTAGACGTGCTACAGAGAGGAA gGATGTAAAAACTCTCATAGTTGAAATGCTTGACGCAGCTAAGAGCCAAGCCAAGTGA
- the LOC113693750 gene encoding uncharacterized protein, with the protein MEKEEKNERGASMMTTPPETEFFLQWGNRKRLRCVRIRSNTSPPYHHLSSSFASDLSSATTASTRIRRRITSSRFLSVSSHDEKQSSFTQPPSRLTRNSAEPAVTLRSESHRRVSPEVDRSYTTRGSVQVVGNLEDNYGGKVNHLVVDSHGGAGAAGISGGDGHNNNNSNNGHNNSSSRGGAAVAPVWPKLYVALSSKEKEEDFMAMKGCKLPQRPKKRAKVIQRTLLLVSPGAWLTDMSLERYEVREKKISKKRPRGLKAMGNVESDSD; encoded by the exons ATGGAGAAGGAAGAGAAGAATGAGAGGGGGGCGAGTATGATGACGACGCCACCGGAAACAGAATTCTTCTTGCAGTGGGGTAACAGAAAAAGACTCCGATGTGTGAGAATCAGAAGCAACACTAGTCCCCCTTACCACCACCTTTCATCCTCTTTTGCTTCTGACCTCTCTTCTGCCACCACTGCTTCTACTAGAATTCGCCGCAGAATCACTTCTTCTAGATTCCTCTCTGTCTCGTCCCATGATGAAAAGCAATCATCTTTTACTCAACCGCCCTCTCGCCTCACAAG GAATTCAGCAGAGCCGGCAGTGACGCTGAGATCGGAGAGCCACCGGAGGGTGTCGCCGGAGGTGGATAGGTCCTACACGACGAGAGGATCGGTGCAAGTGGTGGggaatttggaggacaattaTGGTGGGAAGGTCAATCATCTAGTAGTGGACAGCCATGGCGGTGCTGGTGCAGCAGGAATTTCTGGTGGGGATGGCCATAACaacaataatagtaataatGGTCATAACAACAGCAGCAGCAGAGGAGGAGCAGCGGTAGCTCCGGTATGGCCAAAGCTTTATGTTGCTCTGTCgagcaaagaaaaagaagaagacttTATGGCCATGAAAGGTTGTAAACTTCCTCAGAGGCCTAAGAAGAGGGCAAAAGTCATCCAAAGAACTCTACTT TTGGTGAGCCCAGGAGCTTGGTTAACGGACATGTCCTTGGAGAGGTATGAGGTCCGGGAGAAGAAGATCTCTAAGAAG AGGCCAAGAGGATTGAAGGCCATGGGCAACGTTGAAAGCGATTCAGATTGA